Proteins from a single region of Amycolatopsis sp. CA-230715:
- a CDS encoding ATP-binding cassette domain-containing protein, producing MNPASRPADSHDVIQVRGARENNLADVSLDIPKRHLTVFTGVSGSGKSSLVFGTIAAESQRLINETYTAFIQSFMPSLGRPDVDSLRNLSAAILVDQERMGANSRSTVGTATDAHTMLRIVFSRLGEPHAGASTAFSFNQPDGMCPACEGLGRVSTIDVDQLVDRERSLNEGAITVPGFTTESWYVQCYVHCGFLDPDKKLKDYSDREWDDFLDKTSVKVKIGAANVTYEGLRVKVQRLFLSKDKESMQRQARAFMDRAVKSTECSSCGGARLNAAALASKIKGYSIADCAAMQINDLAEFVRGIDDPAVGPLMTTLRETLDSLVEIGLGYLSLDRESGTLSGGEAQRVKMVRHLGSSLTDVTYVFDEPTVGLHPHDISRMNDLLLRLRDKGNTVLVVEHKPEVIEIADHVVDLGPGAGPHGGTVCYAGDVAGLRESGTLTGRHLGHRAKLRDVVRTPKGRLSIVGANTHNLREVDVDLPLGVLTVVTGVAGSGKSSLIHGSLPRESGVLVVDQSPIRGSRRSNPATYTGLLDSIRTEFARANGVKAALFSANSEGACPNCKGIGLVYTDLAMMAGVASVCEQCEGKRFTAEVLTYRLRGKNISEVLAMPVTEAREFFTAGQARAILDRLSDVGLGYLGLGQPLTTLSGGERQRLKLAIHMAEGAGTYVLDEPTTGLHLADVDQLLALLDRLVDDGNTVIVIEHHQAVMAHADWIVDLGPGAGHDGGRVVFTGTPADLVGTADTLTARHLRAYLGEK from the coding sequence GTGAACCCGGCATCGCGACCGGCCGACAGCCACGACGTGATCCAGGTCAGGGGCGCGCGCGAGAACAACCTCGCCGACGTGTCGCTCGACATCCCGAAGCGCCACCTGACGGTGTTCACCGGGGTGTCCGGCTCGGGGAAGTCCTCGCTCGTGTTCGGCACCATCGCGGCCGAATCGCAGCGGCTGATCAACGAGACCTACACCGCGTTCATCCAGTCGTTCATGCCGAGCCTCGGCCGCCCCGACGTGGACTCGCTGCGGAACCTGAGCGCGGCGATCCTGGTCGACCAGGAGCGGATGGGCGCCAACTCGCGGTCAACGGTGGGCACCGCGACCGACGCGCACACCATGCTCCGGATCGTGTTCAGCCGCCTCGGCGAACCGCACGCCGGCGCCTCGACCGCGTTCAGCTTCAACCAGCCCGACGGCATGTGCCCCGCCTGCGAAGGCCTCGGCAGGGTGTCCACGATCGACGTCGACCAACTCGTCGACCGCGAGCGCTCGCTCAACGAGGGCGCGATCACCGTTCCCGGGTTCACCACGGAATCGTGGTACGTGCAGTGCTATGTCCATTGTGGATTCCTCGATCCGGACAAGAAGCTGAAGGACTACAGCGACCGGGAGTGGGACGACTTCCTGGACAAGACCTCGGTCAAGGTCAAGATCGGCGCGGCCAACGTGACCTACGAGGGGCTGCGGGTGAAGGTGCAACGGCTGTTCCTGAGCAAGGACAAGGAGTCGATGCAGCGCCAGGCCCGTGCGTTCATGGACAGGGCGGTGAAGTCCACCGAGTGTTCGTCGTGCGGCGGTGCGCGGCTCAACGCGGCGGCGCTGGCGTCGAAGATCAAGGGATACTCGATCGCGGACTGCGCGGCGATGCAGATCAACGATCTCGCGGAGTTCGTGCGCGGGATCGACGACCCCGCGGTCGGCCCGCTCATGACGACGTTGCGCGAAACCCTGGACTCGCTCGTCGAGATCGGGCTGGGCTACCTGAGCCTCGACCGGGAGTCCGGCACGCTGTCCGGCGGCGAGGCGCAGCGGGTGAAGATGGTGCGGCACCTCGGATCGAGCCTCACCGACGTCACCTACGTCTTCGACGAGCCGACCGTCGGACTGCACCCACACGACATCTCGCGGATGAACGATCTGCTGCTCCGCCTGCGGGACAAGGGGAACACCGTGCTCGTGGTCGAGCACAAGCCCGAGGTGATCGAGATCGCCGACCACGTCGTCGACCTCGGCCCCGGCGCCGGTCCGCACGGCGGGACGGTGTGCTACGCCGGGGACGTGGCCGGGCTGCGCGAATCCGGCACGCTCACCGGACGGCACCTCGGCCACCGGGCGAAGCTGCGGGACGTGGTGCGCACGCCGAAGGGGCGACTGTCCATTGTGGGCGCGAACACGCACAACCTGCGCGAGGTCGACGTGGACCTCCCGCTCGGTGTGCTGACCGTGGTCACGGGGGTCGCCGGATCCGGCAAGAGCTCGCTGATCCACGGTTCGCTGCCTCGCGAAAGCGGCGTGCTGGTGGTCGACCAGTCGCCGATCAGGGGCTCTCGCCGCAGCAACCCGGCCACCTACACCGGCCTGCTCGACTCGATCAGGACGGAGTTCGCCAGGGCCAACGGCGTGAAGGCCGCCCTGTTCAGCGCGAACTCGGAAGGCGCGTGCCCGAACTGCAAGGGCATCGGGCTGGTCTACACCGATCTGGCGATGATGGCCGGCGTCGCGTCGGTGTGCGAACAGTGCGAGGGCAAGCGGTTCACCGCGGAGGTGCTCACGTATCGCTTGCGCGGCAAGAACATCAGCGAAGTACTCGCGATGCCGGTGACCGAGGCGCGCGAGTTCTTCACCGCGGGGCAGGCGCGGGCGATCCTGGACCGGTTGTCCGACGTCGGGCTCGGATACCTCGGGCTCGGGCAGCCGCTCACCACGCTTTCCGGCGGCGAGCGCCAGCGGCTCAAGCTCGCGATCCACATGGCGGAGGGGGCGGGGACCTACGTGCTCGACGAGCCGACCACGGGTCTGCACCTGGCCGACGTGGACCAGTTGCTGGCGCTGCTGGACCGGCTCGTCGACGACGGCAACACGGTGATCGTGATCGAGCACCACCAGGCCGTGATGGCGCACGCGGACTGGATCGTCGACCTCGGGCCAGGGGCGGGGCACGACGGCGGGCGCGTCGTGTTCACCGGCACCCCGGCCGATCTCGTCGGCACCGCGGACACCCTGACCGCCCGGCACCTGCGCGCCTACCTCGGGGAGAAGTGA
- a CDS encoding TetR/AcrR family transcriptional regulator, translating into MVVFAGQGDARRSMALLWRASAPADDTAKQAPGPKPGLSVDAIVSAGIEVADAEGMAGLSMRAVGERLGRTAMALYTYVPSKNELLDLMYDQVLAEVPTEYDLGRGWRAALTAWAEEAIEFNVRHPWVLQVSEARPVLGPHEFVVLESLLRIFHETGLGAVEIRGAVSALSHFVRGAAQVIADARTAAKATGVSDNDWWFSRSPLLDEVCPDFVERFPMTVKLETENPVEENGEPPETTPYMELAARKTFDAGLALHLDGIAAAIAKRT; encoded by the coding sequence GTGGTGGTGTTCGCCGGCCAGGGCGACGCGCGCCGGTCGATGGCGCTGCTGTGGCGTGCCAGTGCGCCGGCCGACGACACGGCTAAGCAGGCGCCCGGCCCGAAACCGGGGCTGAGCGTCGACGCCATCGTGTCCGCCGGGATCGAAGTCGCCGACGCGGAAGGGATGGCGGGGCTGTCCATGCGCGCGGTCGGCGAGCGGCTCGGGCGCACCGCGATGGCGCTCTACACCTACGTGCCCAGCAAGAACGAACTGCTCGACCTCATGTACGACCAGGTGCTCGCCGAAGTGCCCACCGAGTACGACCTCGGCCGCGGGTGGCGCGCGGCGCTCACCGCGTGGGCGGAAGAGGCCATCGAGTTCAACGTGCGGCACCCGTGGGTGCTCCAGGTGTCCGAGGCGCGGCCGGTGCTGGGCCCCCACGAGTTCGTGGTGCTCGAATCCCTGCTCAGGATCTTCCACGAGACGGGGCTCGGGGCGGTCGAGATCCGCGGCGCGGTGTCCGCACTGTCCCATTTCGTGCGGGGCGCCGCCCAGGTGATCGCCGACGCGCGGACCGCGGCGAAGGCGACCGGCGTGTCTGACAACGACTGGTGGTTTTCGCGCTCGCCATTACTGGACGAGGTCTGCCCCGATTTCGTCGAACGTTTTCCGATGACCGTCAAACTGGAAACCGAGAACCCGGTCGAAGAGAACGGCGAGCCGCCGGAAACCACGCCGTACATGGAACTGGCGGCGCGGAAGACCTTCGACGCCGGGCTCGCGCTACACCTCGACGGCATCGCGGCCGCCATCGCGAAGCGGACGTGA
- a CDS encoding LysR family transcriptional regulator, whose translation MEWREIEVFLVLADELHFGQTADRLYLSQARVSQTIRALESRVGGRLFERTSRQVSLTLLGERLRDELRPGYDQILRAFASARESTQGISGALRIGVVSLLVGGPHLTGILQRFEAEHSLCTISVVDGSTSQCLDQVDDGRLDLAAVYLPLTRPGLTVGPVLARQERALLVPDDHPLARRGFADAEDLTDVVLCQYPGVPEETLDVLVPPRTPSGQPTRRIVLDMFHGAVTLLSAVARGVICHPTVARFAEVYQQPGVTGIPLRGLPPMESALVWNASRESAIIRAFAKCASETLETVEGPAEG comes from the coding sequence GTGGAGTGGCGCGAGATCGAGGTCTTCTTGGTACTCGCCGACGAGTTGCACTTCGGTCAGACGGCCGATCGGCTGTACCTGTCGCAGGCGCGGGTGAGCCAGACCATCCGTGCGCTGGAGAGCCGGGTCGGCGGTCGGCTGTTCGAGCGGACCAGCAGGCAGGTGTCGCTGACGCTGCTGGGCGAGAGGCTCCGTGACGAGCTGCGCCCGGGATACGACCAGATCCTGCGCGCGTTCGCCTCGGCGCGGGAAAGCACGCAGGGCATCTCGGGCGCGCTGCGGATCGGCGTGGTCAGCCTGCTGGTGGGTGGTCCCCACCTCACCGGGATCCTTCAAAGGTTCGAAGCCGAGCACTCCCTGTGCACGATCTCGGTGGTCGACGGCTCCACCTCCCAGTGTCTGGACCAGGTCGACGACGGACGGCTCGACCTGGCCGCCGTGTACCTGCCGCTGACCCGGCCGGGACTGACGGTCGGGCCGGTGCTGGCCCGGCAGGAACGGGCGTTGCTCGTGCCCGACGACCATCCCCTCGCCCGCCGTGGTTTCGCCGACGCGGAGGACCTCACTGACGTCGTCCTGTGCCAGTACCCGGGCGTGCCGGAGGAAACTCTCGATGTGCTGGTCCCGCCGCGGACCCCGAGCGGCCAGCCCACCAGGCGAATCGTGCTCGACATGTTCCACGGCGCGGTGACGCTGCTGTCGGCCGTCGCGCGCGGTGTGATCTGCCATCCCACCGTGGCCAGGTTCGCCGAGGTGTACCAGCAGCCCGGCGTCACCGGGATCCCGCTGCGCGGCCTCCCGCCGATGGAGAGCGCGCTGGTCTGGAACGCCAGCCGCGAGTCCGCGATCATCAGGGCGTTCGCCAAATGCGCCAGCGAGACCCTCGAAACCGTCGAGGGACCGGCCGAGGGCTGA
- a CDS encoding MFS transporter, with the protein MTRAARVDGGVRLSDPAARWTLVVTAVGSGLVLLEATVVNVALPALQRDFTASLASLQWTVNAFTLTLSALILLGGGLGDRFGRRRIYLAGTVWFACASLLCGLAPTPEWLIAARALQGIGGALVVPGSLALIQDTFHPDDRNRALGWWSGLSGAAGALGPLLGGGLVDTAGWRWVFLINVPIAAALVVVLVARVPERYTGTRSGGFDVLGAATAAIGLGGTTYALTQGGGDPGTAVAAAVVGIAALLAFWWIERRGRTPMLPLDMFGSRPFSAANLTAFFVYGALAALMFVLPMQLQITAGYSALATGLAMVPLTALTLALSARGGTLAARLGPRVPLTAGSAVCALALLLATRIGTNATYLTDVLPVVVLVGIGIPLVTPAITATVLAAVPGTRTGIAGAVNNGIARMAGLLVVAALPLLARLPQDATGDRLALDRGFDHSMLMGAGLFALGGLVAWFGIPRLATGCAAESA; encoded by the coding sequence GTGACCCGGGCGGCGCGCGTGGACGGAGGCGTGCGGCTGTCGGATCCGGCGGCGAGGTGGACGCTGGTCGTCACGGCCGTCGGCTCCGGGCTGGTGCTGCTCGAGGCGACGGTCGTCAACGTGGCTTTGCCCGCGCTGCAACGGGATTTCACCGCGTCGCTGGCGAGTCTGCAGTGGACGGTCAACGCGTTCACCCTGACCTTGTCGGCGTTGATCCTGCTCGGTGGCGGGCTGGGAGACCGGTTCGGGCGCAGGCGGATCTACCTGGCCGGGACCGTCTGGTTCGCCTGCGCTTCGCTGCTGTGCGGCCTCGCGCCGACCCCGGAGTGGCTGATCGCCGCGCGCGCACTGCAGGGAATCGGCGGGGCACTCGTGGTGCCGGGTTCGCTGGCCCTGATCCAGGACACCTTCCACCCCGACGACCGCAACCGGGCGCTCGGGTGGTGGTCGGGGCTGAGCGGGGCCGCGGGCGCGCTGGGTCCGCTGCTCGGCGGCGGCCTGGTGGACACGGCAGGGTGGCGCTGGGTGTTCCTGATCAATGTCCCGATCGCCGCGGCACTGGTCGTCGTGCTGGTGGCGCGGGTGCCGGAACGCTACACCGGCACCCGATCCGGCGGGTTCGACGTCCTCGGCGCGGCGACCGCCGCGATCGGTCTCGGCGGCACGACATACGCCCTGACCCAGGGCGGCGGCGACCCGGGCACCGCGGTAGCGGCGGCGGTCGTCGGGATCGCCGCCCTGCTCGCGTTCTGGTGGATCGAGCGCCGGGGCCGGACGCCGATGCTCCCGCTCGACATGTTCGGGTCACGCCCGTTCAGCGCCGCCAACCTGACCGCCTTCTTCGTGTACGGCGCGCTGGCCGCGCTGATGTTCGTGCTGCCGATGCAGCTGCAGATCACCGCCGGGTACTCGGCGCTGGCCACCGGACTGGCGATGGTGCCGCTGACCGCGCTCACCCTGGCGCTCTCCGCCCGGGGCGGGACCCTCGCCGCGCGGCTCGGCCCGCGCGTGCCGTTGACCGCGGGCTCGGCTGTCTGCGCGCTGGCTCTGCTGCTCGCCACCCGGATCGGAACCAACGCCACCTACCTGACCGACGTGCTGCCCGTCGTCGTCCTCGTCGGCATCGGCATCCCGCTCGTGACCCCGGCGATCACCGCGACGGTGCTGGCCGCGGTCCCCGGCACCCGCACCGGCATCGCCGGCGCGGTGAACAACGGGATAGCCAGAATGGCCGGCCTCCTCGTGGTCGCCGCGCTGCCGCTACTCGCCCGGCTGCCCCAGGACGCCACGGGCGATCGCCTGGCGCTCGACCGCGGGTTCGACCACAGCATGCTGATGGGCGCCGGCCTGTTCGCCCTCGGCGGGCTCGTCGCGTGGTTCGGGATCCCGCGGCTCGCTACCGGGTGTGCCGCGGAATCGGCTTAG
- a CDS encoding RraA family protein — protein MDSAELRLRFDALTTAHLADGCVRAGVPVRCAPAGTHSAVPGGRIAGRVLPARHVGSVDVFLEAYDSAAPGDVLVVDNGGRLDESCVGDLAVLEARGAGVAGVVIWGLHRDSADIRAIGLPVFSLGSLPTGPLSVGERPADALTSAVVGEWTVGRDDVVFGDDDGVLFVPLAEAGEVLTRAEAIRDTERRQAERIVAGASLRDQVGFDAYLTARRERPALTFREHLRAVGGAIEE, from the coding sequence ATGGATTCCGCCGAGCTCCGCCTCCGGTTCGATGCACTGACGACCGCCCACCTCGCCGACGGATGTGTTCGCGCCGGTGTCCCGGTGCGCTGCGCGCCCGCGGGAACGCACAGCGCGGTGCCCGGCGGCCGCATCGCGGGGCGGGTCCTTCCCGCTCGGCACGTCGGCAGCGTCGACGTGTTCTTGGAGGCCTACGACTCGGCGGCGCCCGGTGACGTGCTGGTCGTCGACAACGGCGGAAGGCTCGACGAGAGCTGCGTCGGGGACCTGGCCGTGCTGGAGGCCAGGGGCGCGGGAGTGGCGGGCGTGGTGATCTGGGGGCTGCACCGCGACAGCGCGGACATCCGCGCGATCGGGTTGCCGGTGTTCAGCCTCGGCTCGCTGCCCACCGGCCCGCTCAGCGTCGGCGAGCGCCCGGCGGACGCGTTGACCTCCGCCGTGGTCGGCGAGTGGACGGTCGGCCGCGACGACGTGGTCTTCGGTGACGACGACGGTGTGCTGTTCGTCCCGCTGGCCGAAGCGGGCGAGGTGCTGACGCGGGCCGAAGCCATCCGCGACACCGAGCGGCGCCAGGCCGAGCGGATCGTCGCCGGGGCCTCCCTGCGCGACCAGGTGGGTTTCGACGCCTACCTGACCGCGCGACGGGAGCGCCCCGCGCTCACCTTCCGCGAACACCTGCGCGCCGTCGGCGGCGCGATCGAGGAATGA
- a CDS encoding VOC family protein — MDLKVSHCFIAVDDHDKALEFYRDVLGLEVRNDVGFEGMRWVTMFSPAQPDLEIVLEPPSADPNASDADREALTELLAKGMLRAVLFASDDVDATFERIQASGADVVQEPMDQPYGVRDCAFRDPAGNLLRFNQKR; from the coding sequence ATGGACCTCAAAGTTTCCCACTGCTTCATCGCCGTCGACGACCACGACAAGGCGCTCGAGTTCTACCGCGACGTGCTGGGCCTCGAAGTGCGCAACGACGTCGGCTTCGAGGGCATGCGCTGGGTGACCATGTTCTCGCCGGCGCAGCCGGATCTCGAAATCGTGCTCGAACCGCCGAGCGCCGACCCGAACGCCTCCGACGCCGACCGGGAAGCGCTGACCGAACTCCTCGCCAAGGGCATGCTGCGGGCCGTCCTGTTCGCCAGCGACGACGTCGACGCGACGTTCGAGCGCATCCAGGCCTCGGGCGCGGACGTCGTGCAGGAGCCGATGGACCAGCCCTACGGCGTCCGCGACTGCGCCTTCCGCGACCCGGCGGGCAACCTGCTGCGGTTCAACCAGAAGCGTTGA
- a CDS encoding helix-turn-helix transcriptional regulator, which produces MERVTLDDLVRLRRARDRMDRDYAQPLDVPALARDALMSPGHFSRSFRAAFGETPYSYLMTRRIERAKALLRLGELSVTEVCFAVGCSSLGTFSSRFSELVGESPSAYRARNHDAGAPIPACFAKIHTRPIRNREAKRPSGT; this is translated from the coding sequence ATGGAGCGCGTGACCCTCGACGACCTGGTCCGCCTCCGCCGGGCACGGGACCGGATGGACCGCGATTACGCGCAGCCGCTGGACGTGCCCGCGCTCGCGCGCGACGCGCTCATGTCACCGGGCCACTTCTCCCGCAGCTTCCGCGCGGCGTTCGGGGAGACGCCCTACAGCTACCTGATGACCCGCCGGATCGAGCGGGCGAAGGCGCTCCTGCGGCTGGGGGAGCTGTCGGTCACCGAGGTGTGCTTCGCGGTGGGCTGCTCGTCGCTCGGCACGTTCAGCTCACGGTTCAGCGAGCTGGTCGGCGAGAGCCCGAGCGCCTACCGCGCGCGGAACCACGACGCGGGCGCGCCCATCCCGGCGTGCTTCGCGAAGATCCACACGCGACCGATCAGGAATCGAGAAGCGAAGCGCCCGAGCGGCACTTAG
- the trxA gene encoding thioredoxin, translating into MSTTERTAEVLAITDETFAAEVLDHGKPVLVDFWAQWCPPCRMISPVLAEIARERAGDLTVVSINTDENPVTMRDYRVMSLPTIMLFRDGEPVRAFVGARPKARLLSEVDTALEA; encoded by the coding sequence ATGTCGACCACCGAACGCACGGCCGAGGTCCTCGCGATCACCGACGAGACCTTCGCCGCGGAGGTGCTGGACCACGGGAAACCGGTGCTGGTGGACTTCTGGGCGCAGTGGTGCCCGCCGTGCCGCATGATCAGCCCGGTACTCGCCGAGATCGCGCGCGAACGCGCCGGTGACCTCACCGTGGTCAGCATCAACACCGACGAGAACCCGGTGACCATGCGGGACTACCGGGTGATGTCGCTGCCGACGATCATGCTGTTCCGCGACGGCGAGCCGGTGCGGGCGTTCGTCGGCGCGCGGCCGAAGGCGCGATTGCTGTCCGAAGTGGACACCGCGCTCGAAGCGTGA
- a CDS encoding MerR family transcriptional regulator: MRISELAKRTGTTARALRFYEAQGLLEAGRSANGYRDYGERDYRLVTEIQTLQAIGFSLDETRPFVECLRAGHETGDSCADSIEVYERKLAEVDALLGRLGDVRASLLAKLAEALAKQPDPCRVPVAGTE, encoded by the coding sequence ATGCGGATCAGCGAGCTCGCGAAGCGGACCGGGACGACCGCCCGCGCACTGCGGTTCTACGAGGCACAGGGCCTGCTCGAAGCGGGCCGCTCGGCCAACGGCTACCGGGACTACGGCGAGCGGGACTACCGGCTCGTCACCGAGATCCAGACGCTGCAGGCCATCGGTTTCAGCCTCGACGAGACCCGCCCGTTCGTGGAGTGCCTGCGCGCCGGGCACGAAACCGGTGACTCGTGCGCCGATTCGATCGAGGTCTACGAGCGCAAGCTCGCCGAGGTCGACGCGCTGCTCGGCAGGCTCGGCGATGTCCGCGCGAGCCTGCTGGCGAAGCTCGCCGAGGCGCTCGCGAAACAGCCCGATCCGTGCCGCGTCCCCGTCGCGGGGACCGAGTGA
- a CDS encoding SGNH/GDSL hydrolase family protein, translated as MKLGRRLLAVASAAVLTTGLLGATTAEAAPAGLGLWTGTWASSPQAPGTGLGENWSVQGFAEQSVRQIARLSAGGPAVRVRLANTYGKAPLRVTGATVARSGEGAAVREGTVRPLTFGLARSVAIPAGGEIVSDPALLPVSPLDRLTVTLYFAAPTGPVTFHAMTNAASYRAQGDRTADTGAAAFTDISASGYLLSGIDVLGPPLVRDTVVAFGDSITEGYGSTVDENRRYPDRLAERLHGRFGVLNEGIGGNRVLNDSTCFGEKATARFERDVVERPDVRSVIVLEGINDIGSSATAIGDCFVPNPEVTAEQLIAGHRELIKKAHAKGIKAIGATLTPFVGAGYYTERGEAVRKALNEWIRTSGEYDAVADYDRALGDPANPDRLLAAYDSGDHLHPSDAGYEAMAAAVRLADL; from the coding sequence ATGAAACTTGGCAGGAGACTGCTGGCGGTGGCGAGTGCCGCCGTGCTGACGACGGGCCTGCTCGGGGCGACGACGGCGGAGGCCGCGCCCGCCGGGCTCGGACTGTGGACGGGGACTTGGGCGTCCTCGCCGCAGGCGCCGGGCACCGGGCTGGGGGAGAACTGGTCGGTGCAGGGGTTCGCGGAGCAGAGCGTGCGCCAGATAGCGCGCCTGAGCGCGGGCGGGCCCGCCGTGCGGGTCCGGCTCGCCAACACCTACGGCAAGGCGCCGCTGCGCGTCACCGGTGCCACGGTGGCCCGTTCCGGCGAGGGGGCCGCGGTGCGCGAGGGCACGGTGCGCCCGCTCACCTTCGGGCTGGCGCGGTCGGTGGCGATCCCGGCGGGCGGGGAGATCGTGAGCGATCCCGCGCTGCTGCCGGTCTCACCGCTCGACCGGCTCACCGTCACGCTGTACTTCGCGGCGCCGACCGGCCCGGTCACCTTCCACGCGATGACCAACGCGGCGTCGTACCGGGCGCAGGGCGACCGCACTGCCGATACCGGCGCCGCCGCCTTCACCGACATTTCCGCGTCGGGGTACCTCCTGAGCGGGATCGACGTGCTGGGGCCGCCGCTGGTGCGGGACACCGTGGTCGCCTTCGGCGACTCGATCACCGAGGGTTATGGGTCCACTGTGGACGAGAACCGGCGCTACCCCGACCGGCTCGCCGAGCGGTTGCACGGGCGCTTCGGCGTGCTGAACGAAGGCATCGGCGGTAACCGCGTGCTGAACGATTCGACATGCTTCGGGGAGAAGGCCACCGCGCGGTTCGAGCGCGACGTCGTCGAGCGGCCGGACGTGCGGTCGGTGATCGTGCTCGAAGGGATCAACGACATCGGCTCCAGCGCGACCGCGATCGGCGACTGCTTCGTGCCGAACCCGGAGGTGACCGCGGAGCAGCTGATCGCCGGGCACCGCGAGCTGATCAAGAAGGCGCACGCGAAGGGCATCAAGGCGATCGGCGCCACGCTGACGCCGTTCGTGGGGGCGGGCTACTACACCGAGCGCGGTGAAGCGGTCCGGAAGGCGCTCAACGAGTGGATCCGGACCTCGGGCGAGTACGACGCCGTGGCCGATTACGACCGCGCGCTCGGTGACCCGGCGAACCCGGACCGGCTGCTCGCCGCCTACGACAGCGGTGACCACCTGCACCCGAGCGACGCGGGATACGAGGCGATGGCGGCCGCCGTGCGGCTCGCCGACCTCTGA
- the ggh gene encoding glucosylglycerate hydrolase — MTARVRYSPATLAARAAKVLRDNDTGTVITAAPELYPHMWSWDAAFISIGLAHVDVDRAIAELDTLFAAQWRNGMVPHIVFTASEPDAAYFPGPDRWGTDTAVDGPGHVRTSGICQPPVHAIAVRRVLDIARTSTVEDAAAAARFAARIWPALFEWHRWLVDYRMPGESGLVAIVHGWESGMDNSPRWDVPYSGVRPGAGLLPYVRQDLARVADPVERPSDAEYDRYLWLIEEMRQAGYDSAEVVRRSSFLVGDVFITALFALSCEVLAGLGDEVGAPAGQLDRLRAWAKNAREAVAASCHPVSGLARDRDLRTGRWLDTESIAGFSPLLCGEADGRLLSTWDSERWCGHPGLLAPVPPSVSPMRPGFNARQYWRGPQWPVVAWLFGWAFGHGGNRDRARALRDAGLKLTGDGAFGEYYEPFTGEQLGSRNQSWTAAVVLDWLCAL, encoded by the coding sequence ATGACGGCCCGCGTCCGCTATTCGCCCGCCACGCTCGCCGCGCGCGCGGCGAAGGTCCTGCGCGACAACGACACCGGCACCGTGATCACCGCCGCGCCCGAGCTGTACCCGCACATGTGGAGCTGGGACGCCGCGTTCATCTCGATCGGGCTCGCGCACGTCGACGTGGACAGGGCGATCGCCGAGCTGGACACGCTGTTCGCCGCGCAGTGGCGCAACGGGATGGTGCCGCACATCGTGTTCACCGCGTCCGAACCGGACGCCGCGTACTTCCCCGGCCCCGACCGCTGGGGCACCGACACGGCCGTCGACGGGCCGGGGCACGTGCGCACGTCGGGGATCTGCCAGCCCCCGGTGCACGCGATCGCGGTGCGCCGCGTGCTCGACATCGCGCGCACGTCCACAGTGGAGGATGCCGCGGCGGCGGCTCGGTTCGCCGCGCGGATCTGGCCCGCGCTGTTCGAGTGGCACCGCTGGCTGGTGGACTACCGGATGCCTGGCGAGAGCGGGCTCGTCGCGATCGTGCACGGCTGGGAGTCCGGAATGGACAACTCGCCGCGCTGGGACGTGCCGTATTCGGGGGTGCGCCCCGGTGCCGGGCTGCTGCCGTACGTGCGCCAGGACCTCGCGCGGGTGGCCGATCCGGTCGAACGGCCGAGCGACGCCGAGTACGACCGCTACCTGTGGCTGATCGAGGAGATGCGCCAGGCGGGGTACGACTCGGCTGAGGTGGTCCGCCGGTCGAGCTTCCTGGTCGGCGATGTGTTCATCACGGCCTTGTTCGCGCTGTCCTGCGAAGTGCTCGCCGGGCTCGGCGACGAAGTGGGCGCCCCGGCCGGGCAGCTCGACCGGCTCCGCGCGTGGGCGAAGAACGCCCGCGAGGCGGTCGCGGCGAGCTGCCACCCGGTGTCCGGGCTCGCCAGGGACCGCGATCTCCGCACCGGCCGGTGGCTCGACACGGAAAGCATCGCCGGGTTTTCCCCGCTGCTGTGCGGGGAAGCCGATGGCCGCCTGCTGTCCACATGGGACAGTGAACGGTGGTGCGGGCACCCCGGCCTGCTCGCGCCGGTGCCGCCGTCGGTTTCGCCCATGCGGCCGGGGTTCAACGCGCGCCAGTACTGGCGGGGGCCGCAGTGGCCGGTGGTGGCCTGGCTGTTCGGCTGGGCGTTCGGGCACGGCGGGAACCGGGACCGGGCGCGGGCGTTGCGCGACGCGGGGCTCAAGCTGACCGGCGACGGTGCGTTCGGCGAGTACTACGAGCCGTTCACCGGGGAACAGCTCGGCAGCCGGAACCAGTCGTGGACCGCGGCCGTGGTGCTCGACTGGCTCTGCGCGTTATGA